In the genome of Paracoccus sp. MBLB3053, one region contains:
- a CDS encoding tripartite tricarboxylate transporter substrate-binding protein — MRLGRFNADPIAVNVRADAPYADLISLVEAVKADPGSLAASGANRGGLSHLAWVGMLGKVGVDPIKANWVASDGSAPALQQLAAGAIQVVSTSPVEARALVEAGEAKTLALISGERSNLYVMERNQFPIAPVILGLVLGPVLERNFIMSMQISHGNLLGFFQRPVAAGLGALVCFIIAFTLVRALRRKPAMSAGTPTIQKGSN, encoded by the coding sequence ATCCGGCTTGGCCGGTTCAATGCGGATCCGATCGCTGTCAACGTTCGGGCCGATGCGCCCTATGCTGACCTCATCAGCCTCGTCGAGGCAGTCAAGGCCGATCCGGGAAGCCTCGCGGCATCCGGGGCGAATCGTGGCGGCCTGTCGCACCTCGCCTGGGTCGGCATGCTGGGCAAGGTTGGCGTCGACCCGATCAAGGCCAATTGGGTCGCCTCGGACGGCTCGGCCCCGGCGCTGCAGCAGCTTGCCGCGGGCGCAATCCAGGTGGTTTCCACCTCTCCTGTCGAGGCACGCGCGCTGGTCGAAGCCGGCGAAGCCAAGACGCTTGCGCTGATCTCGGGCGAGCGCAGCAACCTCTATGTCATGGAGCGCAACCAGTTTCCCATCGCCCCCGTCATCCTGGGGCTCGTGCTGGGGCCCGTGCTCGAACGCAACTTCATCATGTCGATGCAGATCTCGCACGGCAACCTGCTGGGCTTCTTCCAGCGCCCGGTCGCTGCGGGTCTGGGCGCGCTGGTCTGTTTCATCATCGCATTCACCCTTGTCCGTGCGCTCCGGCGCAAGCCGGCCATGTCCGCCGGTACTCCGACCATTCAAAAAGGATCAAACTGA
- a CDS encoding MBL fold metallo-hydrolase gives MTPAPVSPEVTAFFDADTNTISYVVKDPGSDACAIVDSVMDIDYAAGRISYDHADEIIAFVNRNKLRVEWLIETHVHADHLSAAPYIQGILGGKLGIGAKITVVQETFGKIFNEGTEFQRDGSQFDRLFEDGDSYMVGGMECHAIHTPGHTPACMTHVMGDAAFVGDTLFMPDGGSARADFPGGDAGTLYDSIQKVLALPGETRLFMCHDYAPNGREIRWETTVAEEKANNIHVGGGRTREEFVKFRTERDASLGMPRLIIPSLQVNMRAGELPPADESGKRFLKVPLNTL, from the coding sequence ATGACCCCTGCCCCTGTCAGCCCCGAGGTGACCGCCTTTTTCGACGCCGACACCAACACGATCTCCTATGTCGTGAAGGATCCCGGCTCGGATGCCTGCGCCATCGTCGATTCGGTGATGGATATCGATTACGCGGCGGGCCGCATCAGCTATGACCATGCCGATGAGATCATCGCCTTCGTGAACCGCAACAAGCTGCGCGTCGAATGGCTGATCGAGACCCATGTCCATGCCGACCACCTGTCCGCCGCGCCCTATATCCAGGGCATCCTCGGCGGCAAGCTGGGCATCGGCGCGAAGATCACCGTGGTGCAAGAGACCTTCGGCAAGATCTTCAACGAGGGCACCGAGTTCCAGCGTGACGGCAGCCAGTTCGACCGCCTGTTCGAGGATGGCGACAGCTACATGGTTGGCGGCATGGAATGCCACGCGATCCACACGCCCGGCCATACCCCGGCCTGCATGACCCATGTCATGGGCGACGCGGCCTTCGTCGGAGACACGCTCTTCATGCCGGATGGCGGCTCGGCGCGGGCCGATTTCCCCGGCGGTGATGCCGGCACGCTTTACGACAGCATCCAGAAGGTCCTGGCCCTGCCGGGCGAGACGCGGCTGTTCATGTGCCACGACTATGCCCCGAATGGCCGCGAGATCCGCTGGGAAACCACCGTGGCCGAGGAAAAGGCCAACAATATCCATGTCGGCGGCGGCAGGACGCGAGAGGAATTCGTGAAGTTCCGGACCGAACGCGACGCCTCGCTGGGCATGCCGCGGCTGATCATCCCCTCGCTGCAGGTCAACATGCGCGCGGGCGAACTGCCTCCGGCGGATGAAAGCGGCAAGCGTTTCCTCAAGGTGCCGCTGAACACGCTCTGA
- a CDS encoding TIGR01244 family sulfur transferase, producing the protein MDIRSIETGISVGPQIMPADLAELKHLGFRAVICNRPDGEGPDQPGFPEIAQAAAAEGIEAIYLPVQAGMVRDEDATAFAGALQRLPGPVFAYCRTGTRSTTLWSLAQAGRRPLPEILARAGTAGYDMSGVVRRIANGGRTPTATADASFPVVIVGGGAAGIAVAASLKARMRDLEIAIIDPADVHYYQPGWTLVGAGVFRPEETARTMGALIPRGVQWIKSAVAAFEPGNNAVILDGCRVVRYERLIVCPGIKLDWGRIEGLEETLGANGVTSNYRYDLAPYTWKLVSEMRKGRAIFTQPPMPIKCAGAPQKAMYLSGDTWLRNGVLKDIDIQFMNAGGVLFGVKDYVPALQDYVRRYDATLNFHHDLVAIDGPARRAVFEIREPGKEVRRIETGFDMIHVCPPQVAPDFIRVSPLADQAGWVDVDPATLRHKTYENIWSLGDAMNAPNAKTAAAARKQAPVVAENVVADIRGGAPVAQYDGYGSCPLTVERGKIVLAEFGYGGALKPSFPRFLLNGTRPSRLAWFLKERMLPPIYWKAMLRGHEWLAKPIRITAAD; encoded by the coding sequence ATGGACATCAGGTCCATCGAGACCGGCATTTCCGTCGGTCCCCAGATCATGCCCGCCGACCTGGCCGAGCTGAAGCATCTCGGCTTCCGCGCGGTGATCTGCAACCGCCCCGATGGCGAGGGCCCGGACCAGCCCGGCTTTCCCGAGATCGCCCAGGCCGCCGCGGCCGAGGGGATCGAGGCGATCTACCTGCCGGTGCAGGCCGGCATGGTGCGGGACGAGGATGCGACGGCCTTTGCCGGGGCCCTGCAGCGCCTGCCCGGCCCGGTCTTTGCCTATTGCCGCACCGGCACGCGGTCGACCACGTTGTGGTCGTTGGCACAGGCCGGCCGGCGGCCGCTGCCCGAGATCCTCGCGCGCGCGGGAACGGCGGGCTATGACATGTCGGGCGTGGTGCGCCGCATCGCCAATGGCGGGCGCACGCCGACCGCGACCGCGGATGCGAGCTTCCCGGTCGTCATCGTCGGCGGTGGCGCGGCAGGCATCGCGGTCGCGGCCAGCCTGAAGGCGCGGATGCGCGATCTCGAGATCGCGATCATCGACCCGGCCGACGTGCATTACTACCAGCCCGGCTGGACGCTGGTCGGCGCAGGGGTCTTCCGCCCCGAAGAGACCGCGCGCACCATGGGCGCGCTGATCCCGCGTGGCGTGCAATGGATTAAGTCCGCCGTCGCCGCCTTCGAGCCTGGCAACAATGCGGTGATCCTGGATGGCTGCCGGGTGGTGCGCTACGAACGGCTGATCGTCTGCCCCGGGATCAAGCTCGACTGGGGCCGGATCGAGGGCCTCGAGGAAACGCTGGGCGCGAATGGCGTGACCTCGAACTATCGCTACGACCTGGCCCCCTATACCTGGAAGCTGGTCAGCGAAATGCGCAAGGGCCGCGCGATCTTCACCCAGCCGCCGATGCCGATCAAATGCGCGGGCGCGCCGCAGAAGGCGATGTATCTCTCGGGGGATACCTGGCTCAGGAACGGGGTGCTGAAGGATATCGACATCCAGTTCATGAATGCGGGCGGCGTGCTGTTCGGCGTCAAGGATTACGTCCCCGCGCTGCAGGACTATGTCCGGCGCTACGACGCGACGCTGAATTTCCACCATGACCTGGTCGCGATCGACGGCCCGGCCCGGCGCGCGGTCTTCGAGATCCGCGAGCCCGGCAAGGAGGTCCGCCGCATCGAGACCGGCTTCGACATGATCCATGTCTGCCCGCCCCAGGTCGCGCCGGATTTCATCCGCGTCTCGCCCCTGGCCGACCAGGCGGGCTGGGTCGATGTCGATCCCGCGACCCTGCGCCACAAGACCTACGAGAACATCTGGTCGCTGGGCGATGCGATGAACGCGCCCAATGCCAAGACCGCCGCCGCCGCGCGCAAGCAGGCCCCGGTCGTGGCCGAGAATGTCGTGGCCGATATCCGCGGCGGCGCGCCGGTCGCGCAATATGACGGCTATGGCTCGTGCCCGCTGACGGTCGAGCGCGGCAAGATCGTGCTGGCCGAGTTCGGCTATGGCGGCGCGCTGAAACCCTCGTTCCCGCGCTTCCTGCTGAACGGCACGCGGCCGAGCCGCCTCGCCTGGTTCCTCAAGGAACGCATGCTGCCGCCGATCTACTGGAAGGCCATGCTGCGCGGGCATGAATGGCTGGCAAAGCCCATCCGGATCACCGCCGCAGATTGA
- a CDS encoding sulfite exporter TauE/SafE family protein — protein sequence MIDSLHYLLGAFSGALVGLTLGLVGGGGSILAVPLMVYVVGVTNPHVAIGTSALAVAVNAATSLAHHARAHTVKWRCGGIYAAAGVLGALLGSTVGKAFDGQKLLFLFALVMIVVGILMLKNRHDAGIPGAECGRENAGKVVGYGLGTGTFSGFFGIGGGFLIVPGLVASTRMPMINAVGTSLVAVTAFGLTTALNYAFSGLVAWGLAAVFILGGIVGGMFGTRLARRLSGKGTLITVFAVLIFVVASYMLWKSWAQI from the coding sequence ATGATAGACAGCTTGCATTACCTGCTGGGGGCCTTTTCCGGGGCACTGGTCGGCCTGACCCTGGGGCTGGTCGGCGGAGGGGGCTCGATCCTTGCCGTGCCGCTGATGGTCTATGTCGTGGGCGTGACCAACCCCCATGTCGCCATCGGCACCAGCGCGCTGGCCGTCGCGGTCAATGCCGCGACGAGCCTGGCCCATCACGCCCGCGCCCATACCGTGAAATGGCGCTGCGGCGGGATCTACGCCGCGGCGGGGGTGCTGGGCGCGCTGCTGGGCTCGACGGTCGGCAAGGCATTCGACGGACAGAAACTGCTGTTCCTCTTCGCCTTGGTGATGATCGTCGTGGGAATCCTGATGCTGAAGAACCGCCATGATGCCGGCATTCCGGGCGCCGAATGCGGGCGCGAGAATGCCGGCAAGGTCGTGGGCTACGGGCTGGGGACCGGCACCTTCTCGGGCTTTTTCGGGATCGGTGGCGGTTTCCTGATCGTGCCGGGGTTGGTCGCCTCGACCCGGATGCCGATGATCAATGCGGTCGGGACCAGCCTGGTCGCGGTCACCGCCTTCGGCCTGACCACGGCGCTGAACTATGCCTTTTCCGGCCTCGTGGCCTGGGGGCTGGCGGCGGTCTTCATCCTGGGGGGCATCGTGGGCGGCATGTTCGGCACGCGGCTTGCACGCAGGCTATCGGGCAAGGGCACGCTGATCACCGTCTTTGCCGTGCTGATCTTTGTCGTCGCAAGCTACATGCTGTGGAAAAGCTGGGCGCAGATATGA
- a CDS encoding SDR family NAD(P)-dependent oxidoreductase, whose protein sequence is MTKAFSIEDRIAVVTGGLGQLGTQFCKTLAEGGARVAIFSRRPFSAEQIAEKFPGLSDRIRVYVASVTDKEALEAATGQLIADWDVPHMARPHQK, encoded by the coding sequence ATGACCAAGGCTTTTTCGATCGAGGACCGCATTGCCGTCGTGACCGGCGGTCTGGGCCAACTCGGTACGCAATTCTGCAAGACCTTGGCCGAGGGCGGCGCCCGTGTCGCAATCTTCAGCCGTCGCCCTTTCAGCGCCGAGCAGATCGCCGAGAAATTCCCCGGCCTTTCCGATCGCATCCGCGTCTATGTCGCCAGCGTCACCGACAAGGAGGCGCTCGAGGCCGCGACCGGTCAGCTGATCGCGGATTGGGACGTGCCGCATATGGCGCGGCCCCACCAGAAATGA
- a CDS encoding Crp/Fnr family transcriptional regulator, whose protein sequence is MTADRDAMAEITQDWLSHFPGLMKMSPELQDELRAASRVQVLPEGTRLFGPGQAPTALALLLKGSVRVQQTGESGREITLYRVQAGESCVLTTACLLAYEDYAAEGIAETEVTAAIVPRDAFEHMIERSPEFRRFIFSAYSRRISDLFTVIEEVAFRRVDVRLAGLLLKQQKGGVITATHQALAAELGTAREVVSRTLQDFSRRGWVELGRGSVQLTAPAALERLSRT, encoded by the coding sequence ATGACCGCCGACAGGGACGCCATGGCCGAGATCACGCAGGATTGGCTGAGCCATTTTCCGGGCCTCATGAAGATGAGCCCGGAGTTGCAGGACGAGCTGCGCGCCGCGTCCCGGGTGCAGGTCCTGCCCGAGGGGACCCGGCTCTTCGGTCCCGGCCAGGCCCCGACCGCGCTGGCGCTTCTGCTGAAGGGCAGCGTCCGGGTGCAGCAGACCGGCGAGAGCGGGCGCGAGATCACGCTTTACCGCGTGCAGGCCGGGGAAAGCTGCGTGCTGACCACGGCCTGCCTTCTCGCCTACGAGGATTACGCCGCCGAGGGCATCGCCGAGACCGAGGTCACCGCCGCCATCGTGCCGCGCGACGCGTTCGAGCACATGATCGAACGCTCGCCCGAGTTCCGCCGCTTCATCTTCAGCGCCTATTCGCGCCGCATCTCGGACCTCTTCACCGTGATCGAGGAAGTGGCCTTTCGCCGCGTCGATGTCCGGCTGGCCGGGCTGCTTCTGAAGCAGCAGAAGGGCGGTGTCATCACCGCGACGCACCAGGCGCTGGCGGCCGAATTGGGTACGGCGCGCGAGGTGGTCTCGCGCACGCTGCAGGATTTTTCCCGGCGCGGCTGGGTCGAGCTGGGGCGCGGCTCGGTACAGCTGACCGCGCCCGCCGCGCTCGAGCGGCTGAGCCGGACTTGA
- the hydA gene encoding dihydropyrimidinase, protein MSAAGPDLVIRGGTIVTASDRFVADLAVTDGKITQIARRIEGGHEQIDATGLLVLPGGIDAHVHLAQEQGDGTVMADDFSSGTRSAIAGGNTVVMPFALQRRGQSLRQAVQDYHALAEGKCWSDVSFHMIITDPTPQVLGQELPALVREGYTSFKVFMTYDDMVLNDAELLEVFDASRREGALVMVHAEGHDAIKFMTRKLEERGQTAPYFHAEAHAQIAEREATHRAISHAQLVDVPIVIVHVSGREPMEQIQWARRRGLRVFAETCPQYIALTADDLKGLNMDFEGAKYVCSPPPRDSDSQAAIWQGLRDGTFDIFSSDHCPFYFQGEQGTGKDNARARTSFKWVPNGIPGVETRLPLLFSEGVSKGRISLERFVALTSTNPAKLYGLYPQKGALVIGADADITLWDPERTAPIMQESLHHGADYTPFEGRMITGWPVRTILAGRTVFQGGEIVEPEAKGRYLLRGKPLEVMPPI, encoded by the coding sequence ATGAGCGCGGCGGGGCCGGATCTCGTTATCCGCGGCGGGACGATCGTCACCGCGTCGGACAGGTTCGTGGCCGATCTTGCGGTCACCGACGGGAAGATCACGCAGATTGCGCGGCGCATCGAGGGCGGCCACGAGCAGATCGACGCAACCGGGCTTCTGGTGCTTCCGGGTGGGATCGACGCCCATGTCCATCTTGCACAAGAGCAGGGCGACGGCACGGTCATGGCGGATGATTTCTCCTCGGGAACGCGCTCGGCGATCGCGGGTGGGAATACTGTGGTTATGCCCTTCGCCCTGCAGCGGCGAGGGCAGTCCCTGCGTCAGGCGGTGCAGGACTATCACGCGCTGGCCGAAGGCAAGTGCTGGAGCGACGTTTCCTTCCACATGATCATCACCGACCCGACACCCCAGGTCCTGGGGCAGGAATTGCCCGCGCTTGTGCGTGAAGGTTACACATCGTTCAAGGTGTTCATGACCTATGATGACATGGTCCTGAACGACGCCGAATTGCTAGAAGTTTTCGATGCCTCACGGCGCGAAGGCGCGCTGGTCATGGTCCATGCCGAAGGCCATGATGCGATCAAGTTCATGACGCGCAAGCTGGAAGAACGCGGCCAGACCGCCCCCTATTTCCACGCCGAAGCGCATGCGCAGATCGCCGAGCGCGAGGCAACGCACCGCGCCATCAGCCATGCCCAATTGGTTGATGTCCCGATCGTGATCGTCCATGTTTCGGGACGCGAACCGATGGAGCAGATCCAATGGGCCCGCCGTCGAGGATTGCGCGTTTTTGCGGAAACCTGTCCGCAATACATCGCGCTTACCGCCGATGATCTGAAGGGCCTCAACATGGATTTCGAAGGGGCAAAATACGTCTGCTCGCCTCCTCCTCGCGACAGCGACAGCCAGGCCGCGATCTGGCAGGGCTTGCGGGATGGCACGTTCGACATCTTCTCGTCGGACCATTGTCCGTTCTATTTCCAGGGTGAGCAAGGCACCGGCAAGGACAACGCCCGCGCCCGGACCTCTTTCAAATGGGTGCCCAACGGCATCCCCGGGGTCGAGACCCGTCTGCCGCTGCTGTTCTCGGAAGGGGTATCAAAGGGGAGGATCAGCCTTGAGCGCTTCGTCGCCCTGACCTCGACCAACCCAGCCAAGCTCTACGGCCTTTACCCGCAAAAAGGTGCCCTGGTCATTGGGGCAGACGCCGATATTACCCTATGGGATCCGGAAAGAACCGCGCCAATCATGCAGGAAAGCCTGCACCACGGGGCGGATTATACCCCATTCGAGGGCAGGATGATCACGGGTTGGCCGGTCCGAACGATCCTGGCGGGACGCACGGTTTTCCAAGGCGGCGAGATCGTCGAACCTGAAGCAAAAGGTCGGTATCTTCTTAGAGGAAAACCGCTTGAGGTCATGCCGCCGATCTGA
- a CDS encoding ABC transporter substrate-binding protein, translating to MIKLPTVGIPAFPLGLACALALPSVAQPQAAPARFPITVQHAFGSTTIEKKPVRVATVAWANHEVPLALGVVPVGMAAANFGDDDGDGVLPWVEERLKELGAETPTLFDEGDGIDFEAVAASQPDVILAAHSGLSKSDYETLSMIAPVVAYPDAPWTTEWREMIRLNSAGLGLKAEGDALVDRIEEEIAESVGKHPELKGKSAMFITHLDPMDLSLIRFYTGNDTRVKFFEDLGLTSPKSVIDATRPGQYAGEISAEQIDRFNDVDIFVSYGGAELLTPLKNDPLASRMTAIAKDAVVMLGNTPAGTAAHPTPLAISWVLDDYVEMLAEAARKSE from the coding sequence ATGATCAAACTTCCGACGGTCGGCATTCCCGCATTTCCCCTTGGTCTGGCCTGTGCTCTGGCCCTGCCTTCTGTCGCGCAACCGCAGGCCGCTCCGGCTCGGTTCCCGATCACGGTGCAACATGCTTTTGGCAGCACGACGATCGAGAAGAAACCCGTCCGCGTTGCTACGGTCGCCTGGGCCAATCACGAAGTCCCGCTGGCACTAGGCGTCGTTCCCGTCGGCATGGCCGCCGCGAATTTCGGCGATGACGATGGTGACGGCGTCCTGCCCTGGGTCGAGGAGAGGTTGAAGGAGCTCGGCGCCGAGACGCCGACGCTTTTTGATGAAGGTGACGGTATCGATTTCGAAGCGGTGGCTGCCTCGCAGCCCGATGTGATACTTGCTGCCCATTCCGGGCTCAGCAAGTCGGATTACGAGACACTGAGCATGATCGCCCCGGTCGTTGCCTATCCCGATGCGCCGTGGACGACCGAATGGCGCGAGATGATCCGCCTGAACAGCGCGGGTCTGGGGCTGAAGGCCGAGGGCGATGCCCTGGTTGACAGGATCGAGGAAGAGATTGCCGAAAGCGTTGGGAAGCATCCCGAATTGAAGGGCAAGTCTGCCATGTTCATCACCCATCTCGATCCGATGGACCTGAGCCTCATTCGATTCTACACCGGCAACGATACGCGGGTGAAATTCTTCGAGGATTTGGGCCTGACCTCGCCCAAAAGCGTAATCGACGCGACAAGGCCGGGCCAATATGCGGGTGAGATCAGCGCCGAACAGATCGACCGGTTCAATGATGTCGACATCTTCGTGAGCTATGGCGGCGCGGAACTGTTGACGCCCCTGAAAAATGACCCGCTCGCCTCGCGCATGACGGCCATTGCCAAGGATGCGGTGGTGATGCTTGGGAATACACCCGCAGGCACTGCGGCCCATCCGACGCCGCTGGCGATCTCGTGGGTGCTGGATGACTATGTCGAGATGCTCGCCGAGGCGGCGCGCAAGTCGGAATGA
- a CDS encoding aldo/keto reductase, whose translation MDQRRLGAHNVGAIGFGTMSFGGIFGATDEATSLDCLDAALDAGITHFDTADIYGMGVSEEILGKWGRRDVVLATKCGIVSGPPRAVRNDEAYIRQCLEESLRRLKREHIELFYIHRRQPEIPIEDLAGTMSKLVKEGKIGGYGLSEIAPATLRRAHAEYPVTAVQNEFSLWTRLPQLGLIQACGELRVAFVAFSPLGRGVFGREPLKSDFRAGIDFRDTNPRFTEPNFSANLAAIAPFRDLCAARGWSVPGAALAWVLAQGDHIIPIPATRSAGHLRDWTAPGLTDGDLEDVGRILPAGFAHGDRYGDHQMAFVERYC comes from the coding sequence ATGGATCAAAGACGGCTTGGCGCGCATAATGTTGGTGCCATCGGTTTTGGCACGATGAGCTTTGGCGGCATCTTCGGCGCAACGGACGAGGCGACCTCGCTCGATTGCCTCGACGCGGCGCTGGACGCGGGCATCACCCATTTCGACACGGCCGATATCTATGGCATGGGCGTATCGGAGGAGATCCTCGGCAAGTGGGGCCGCCGCGACGTGGTCCTTGCCACGAAATGCGGCATCGTCAGCGGTCCGCCGCGCGCGGTCCGCAATGACGAAGCCTATATCCGCCAATGCCTTGAAGAATCGCTTCGCAGGCTGAAGCGCGAGCATATCGAGCTTTTCTACATCCACCGCCGCCAGCCCGAGATCCCGATCGAGGATCTGGCCGGGACCATGTCGAAGCTGGTCAAGGAAGGAAAGATCGGGGGCTATGGCCTCTCCGAGATTGCTCCTGCGACGCTGCGCCGCGCTCATGCCGAGTATCCGGTCACTGCGGTGCAGAATGAATTCTCGCTTTGGACACGATTGCCTCAGCTTGGCCTCATACAAGCCTGCGGCGAGCTTCGCGTCGCCTTTGTCGCCTTTTCCCCCCTGGGCCGGGGGGTGTTCGGGCGCGAACCGCTGAAAAGCGATTTCCGCGCAGGCATCGACTTTCGCGACACCAATCCGCGTTTCACCGAGCCGAATTTCTCGGCCAATCTCGCGGCCATTGCGCCGTTTCGCGATCTCTGTGCCGCGCGCGGCTGGTCGGTCCCCGGGGCCGCGCTTGCCTGGGTGCTTGCGCAAGGTGACCACATCATCCCGATTCCGGCCACGCGGAGTGCGGGTCACCTTCGCGATTGGACCGCGCCGGGTCTGACCGACGGGGATTTAGAGGATGTCGGGAGGATCCTGCCCGCGGGATTTGCCCATGGCGACCGCTATGGCGACCATCAGATGGCTTTCGTGGAGCGGTATTGTTGA
- a CDS encoding ferredoxin reductase family protein → MSRRSYWYFWGSWAVFAAVWFATNLSALRTENFFALRAAMMQLSGVWATGAMSLAMLLALRPRWPEARLGGLDKMYRFHKWLGLGFLVVSILHWLWAKGPKWAAGLGLLTRPERPAGGRPAITDPIRAYLGGLRGTAEGLGEWAFYALALLLVIALVKMINYRLFRYTHRLVPLAYLVLAFHSLVLFDYAQWRTPIGILLALLLAGGSWAALASIFGLIGKGRRVAGEISSLKHYPGVRSLESVIKLGEGWQGHKAGQFAFVTSNPLEGAHPYTIASAWLPATREVTFISKELGDHTTGLADKLRIGQKVTVEGPYGCFTFDDGRDHQIWIGAGIGITPFVARMKELAASEHGADLPQVDLFHTTNEVDEAALARLAADARAANVRLHLLIDARDGRLNGARIRETVPDWREAGLWFCGPSGFGSALRADFAAQGMAVDERFHQELFEMR, encoded by the coding sequence ATGTCGCGTAGGAGTTACTGGTATTTCTGGGGCTCTTGGGCGGTGTTCGCGGCGGTTTGGTTCGCGACCAATCTTTCGGCCTTACGGACCGAGAATTTCTTCGCACTGCGGGCTGCGATGATGCAGCTTTCCGGCGTGTGGGCGACGGGGGCGATGAGCCTTGCGATGCTGCTCGCGCTGCGCCCCAGATGGCCCGAGGCGCGGCTGGGCGGGCTCGACAAGATGTATCGGTTCCACAAGTGGCTGGGGCTCGGCTTTCTTGTGGTCTCGATCCTCCACTGGCTCTGGGCCAAGGGGCCGAAATGGGCCGCGGGGCTGGGCCTGCTGACCCGGCCAGAGCGTCCGGCGGGGGGGCGTCCGGCGATCACCGACCCGATCCGCGCCTATCTGGGAGGGTTGCGCGGCACGGCCGAGGGGCTGGGCGAGTGGGCCTTTTATGCGCTTGCCCTGCTGCTGGTGATCGCGCTGGTGAAGATGATCAACTATCGCCTCTTTCGCTACACGCATCGGCTGGTGCCGCTGGCCTATCTGGTCCTCGCGTTCCACAGCCTTGTCCTGTTCGATTACGCGCAGTGGCGGACCCCGATCGGGATCTTGCTTGCGCTGCTGCTGGCGGGCGGAAGCTGGGCCGCTCTGGCCTCGATTTTCGGCCTGATCGGGAAGGGGAGGAGGGTTGCGGGTGAGATCTCGTCCTTGAAGCATTATCCGGGGGTGCGGTCGCTCGAATCCGTCATAAAGCTCGGCGAGGGCTGGCAGGGGCACAAGGCAGGGCAATTCGCCTTTGTGACCTCGAACCCGCTCGAAGGGGCGCATCCCTACACGATCGCCTCGGCTTGGCTTCCCGCCACCCGCGAGGTCACTTTCATCTCGAAAGAGCTCGGGGATCACACGACCGGCCTCGCCGACAAGCTGAGGATCGGGCAGAAGGTCACGGTCGAGGGGCCCTACGGCTGCTTCACCTTCGATGACGGGCGGGACCACCAGATCTGGATCGGCGCGGGCATCGGCATCACGCCCTTTGTTGCGCGCATGAAGGAACTCGCGGCCAGTGAACATGGGGCCGATCTGCCGCAGGTCGATCTTTTCCACACCACGAATGAGGTGGACGAGGCGGCTCTGGCGCGTCTGGCCGCAGATGCGCGCGCGGCGAATGTCCGGCTGCATCTTCTGATCGATGCGCGCGACGGTCGCCTGAACGGCGCGCGGATCCGCGAAACGGTGCCGGATTGGCGCGAGGCGGGCTTGTGGTTTTGCGGTCCGAGCGGTTTCGGCTCCGCCCTGCGAGCCGATTTCGCCGCGCAGGGAATGGCGGTTGACGAGCGCTTCCATCAGGAACTGTTCGAGATGAGGTGA
- a CDS encoding aldo/keto reductase: MPLSDLLPGRIGFGSAPLGNMFRDIPEDEARQTVDAAWASGIRYFDTAPFYGAGLAELRLGEALKDHRREEFALSTKVGRVVLDEIDASPRDNGEKGEVFRWGRPNRVVNDYSHDGTLRAIEGSLERLGTDRIELAFVHDVAQDFYGDEWLSVFETARTGAFRALDRLRDEGVIDGWGLGVNRVEPIEILLALDEPRPDAFLLAGRYTLLDHDRALQRVMPEVAGQGLGIVVGGPYSSGALVGGPNFEYAPASPELLDRVARIKAIADRHGVSMKAAGLQFSLAHSAVAAVIPGASKPSRIAEDQAAFDEKVPAAFWQELRGAGLVSPAAPLPV; this comes from the coding sequence ATGCCCCTTTCCGACCTTCTGCCCGGACGTATCGGCTTTGGCTCGGCCCCGTTAGGCAACATGTTCCGCGACATCCCCGAAGACGAGGCGCGCCAGACCGTCGATGCCGCCTGGGCCAGCGGCATCCGCTACTTTGACACCGCGCCTTTCTATGGTGCGGGCTTGGCCGAGTTGCGTCTTGGCGAAGCCCTCAAGGACCACCGTCGCGAAGAATTCGCGCTTTCGACAAAGGTCGGTCGCGTCGTGCTGGACGAGATCGACGCCTCGCCGCGCGACAATGGCGAAAAGGGCGAAGTCTTTCGCTGGGGCCGCCCGAACCGCGTGGTGAACGATTACAGCCATGACGGTACGCTTCGCGCGATCGAAGGCAGCCTTGAGCGGCTGGGCACAGACCGGATCGAGCTGGCCTTTGTCCACGACGTGGCGCAGGATTTCTATGGCGACGAGTGGCTTTCGGTCTTCGAGACTGCGCGGACCGGTGCCTTCCGGGCGCTGGACCGGCTCCGGGACGAGGGCGTGATCGACGGTTGGGGGCTCGGCGTCAATCGGGTCGAACCGATCGAAATCCTGCTTGCACTGGATGAGCCGCGCCCGGACGCCTTCCTGCTGGCCGGTCGCTACACGCTGCTCGATCACGACCGCGCGCTGCAACGGGTGATGCCCGAAGTCGCGGGGCAGGGGCTGGGGATCGTGGTCGGCGGGCCCTATTCCTCGGGCGCGCTGGTCGGCGGGCCGAACTTCGAATATGCGCCTGCCAGCCCCGAGCTTCTGGACCGCGTCGCGCGGATCAAGGCCATCGCGGACCGGCATGGCGTCAGCATGAAGGCTGCGGGCCTGCAGTTCTCTCTGGCCCATTCCGCAGTCGCGGCCGTGATCCCGGGCGCGAGCAAGCCTTCGCGGATCGCCGAGGATCAGGCGGCCTTTGACGAGAAGGTGCCCGCCGCGTTCTGGCAAGAGCTTCGCGGCGCCGGACTGGTCAGCCCCGCGGCGCCGCTGCCGGTCTGA